In one Pygocentrus nattereri isolate fPygNat1 chromosome 21, fPygNat1.pri, whole genome shotgun sequence genomic region, the following are encoded:
- the LOC108440347 gene encoding uncharacterized protein LOC108440347 yields the protein MAPLSSPAGCSSCLWLSQKVAELEGRISVLHQIKDDEDLLDSMMATSQAISAGLDGSLPQAAASAAGDEEHWPRLGAKPKAMKVYCSTLSQAEPWSVAGGRSQDGRRSARHPTIRKICVNNRFSVLEELDDATPTTPIRVSSPAINFTPAPSKNSAGQRAAPDLQNCGLASRDIPTSRRPSGQAPSQTHTLSNQPEPPQETADQTPLITEPQPHRLPPRQARRPQQTTLIVGDLIVRNIQHRSAAVHSVSGAKVSDITLQLPSLLRKHHLVERIIIHVGCNAIRNCFQFEMTTQDLQCKFNYTSSH from the coding sequence ATGGCCCCACTCAGCTCTCCAGCTGGTTGTAGTAGCTGTCTGTGGCTGAGCCAGAAGGTCGCAGAACTCGAGGGAAGAATCTCGGTGCTCCACCAGATTAAAGACGATGAGGATCTCCTTGACTCTATGATGGCAACATCTCAGGCGATCAGCGCTGGATTAGACGGCAGTCTACCTCAAGCGGCTGCTTCGGCTGCAGGGGATGAGGAGCACTGGCCTCGGCTCGGAGCTAAGCCTAAGGCCATGAAGGTGTACTGCTCCACGCTGAGCCAGGCCGAGCCATGGTCCGTTGCAGGTGGACGCTCGCAGGATGGTAGGCGATCCGCCCGCCACCCGACAATTAGGAAGATCTGTGTAAACAACAGGTTCTCTGTACTGGAAGAGCTGGATGACGCCACTCCAACAACACCCATCAGAGTGAGCTCTCCAGCCATCAACTTCACCCCCGCTCCATCCAAAAACTCCGCCGGGCAGCGGGCTGCACCTGACCTGCAGAACTGTGGTTTAGCTTCGAGGGACATCCCCACCTCCAGAAGACCATCCGGCCAAGCTCCCTCCCAGACCCACACCCTGAGCAATCAGCCTGAACCCCCACAAGAAACTGCCGATCAAACACCACTGATCACCGAGCCGCAACCTCATCGTTTACCCCCGCGACAGGCCCGCAGGCCTCAACAAACCACCCTCATAGTTGGCGACTTGATCGTCAGGAACATTCAGCATCGCTCAGCTGCTGTCCACTCAGTCTCTGGTGCAAAGGTCTCTGACATTACGCTGCAGCTTCCCAGTCTTTTAAGAAAACACCATTTAGTGGAGAGGATAATAATCCATGTGGGATGTAACGCCATCAGAAACTGTTTTCAATTTGAAATGACAACTCAAGACCTACAATGCAAGTTCAATTATACCAGTAGTCATTAA